The DNA window TGCTCTTTCCTTCTCCCCCAAGCCACCTCTTCTCACTCTGCCTTGCGTCCACCCCCGTATCAATGCTGCAGAATAGGCAATAGAGGGTGAAGTTAGCAATCTCAGGGCAACTTGCATTCTGGACCCACATCAAAGTGACACAGACGTCCAATCAGATTTGTCTTACAGGCATTACATGATGAATATGGTGCGGCCGGAGCACAAAAGCGCCTTTGTGTCTCCTCCAAGCAGAGACTATTCACAGCCCACCACAGCCAGCCAGAGTGGAAGTAAATGGCCAAAAGGGCCcgggacagaaaaaaaaacacccaaactTGGGCAGCACAATAGCCCATGCAAATCGCAGCCCCCGCCACCTCCACACAACACACTACTACACAAACCCCCGTCCCCCCACCACCCCAGCCTGAGCTTAGGTCCTTACACGCAGGGGTGTCAGGGATTCACGTCCATGCTCCTTTCATTCCGTAGACTGaagactgactttttttttccttcactaAGCACAAGTGACTTTGTGGTTGTCAACAGAAGACATCTATATAAGACTTTTGCTTGAGTGTGTATTTTCTGCACACGTAGCCCCATCAAGAGGAAGAACAAATTCAAGTTTGAGAGGCGCAATTAAATCttcagtcattcattcattgactCGATACACTCCGTGTAAAATGTAGCTGTGAGTTTCGAAACAAACCCAAATGACAAGGCTCGACttttccaatttaaaaaaaaaaaaagaaacacactaTAATTCATTTTGAAACGACTCAGATGTGTTTCACAAGCTCCATCAGGTTGGATGGGGAACGGTGGTGCACAGCCATTTTCAGACTTCTCCACAGATGTTCAAATGGTGACGCTTGGACCTCTTGAGCACACTCACTGAGTTGGCCTGAAACCACTCCTTTATTATCTTGGCTATGTGCTTAGGGTCATTGTCCTGCTGACAGATGAACCATCACCCCCGTCTGAGGTCAAGAACACGATAGAGGAGGCTTGCATCCAGGATGTCTCTTTACCTTACTGCTGTCATCTGTCCCTCAATCAGTTCCTGCCACTGAAAAGCATCCCCACAGCATGTTGCTTCCACCGCCATGCATTACTGTAGCGATGGTATTAGCCATTTTCTGTATACACAAAGTGGCTTCTTTGATACAGGTGTGATTGGTAGATTGTTGGAAAGATGGTTGTTCTTTTGGAAGATTCTCCTCCTCCTACAGTGGAAAACTGGAGCTCTGACGGAGGTTCTTCTTCCATCACCAGCAAGAGTCCTGGAGGGTTCCAAAGTTCTTCCATCTATGGATGATgggaaggaagggggggggggggggttcattgGGATTTTTAAAGCAAcagaaatgtttctgtttctATTCTTAGATCTGTTGATCCTGTCTCAGGCATCTCCACGGTTCCTTTGACTGGTTTGAGCTTTGACATGCACTGTCAATTGAGGGACCTCCAGTAACTGCTGGAGCAACAACCTAATTTCCGTTAAAAAAATGGACCAATTCAGGAAGTCCGGTAAATTTCACCCAACTTCTTGGGTTGGTCCAGCTATTTTAAGGGTGTGCCTTTCCAAATCATGTTCAATCAACTAAATTCACCACATATAAATTCCAATTTAATTGTCCTTTCTTGCTGTGGCAAAATCTTTGTCtgttatgtatgtgtgtgaatgtgtgttctTGACTTTTGTTCTGTACTGTATGAATACAACCgagtacaaagaaaaatacattgtgAATTCTAACTCATCTCAAATgtgtttcacacacacacacactggtaaACATATTTTAGGTTTACACTTGCTTGCCACTTATTCAACAAGACATTTTGGCACGAGCACACACGCGCGCTACTCTTGACTCCTGTCACATTGGGCTGCACACCCAAATGGGCTGCACATGATGGATTATTTCATGATGAATTGAAGTGAACATGGCCCTTATATTTGCAACATGAAAATGACCCTACAAGACAAAGTAGCATGAATAAATTCATCTTGTTACGCTATAGCTGAGGGGAAAATTGTGTATCAATCAATCCGTCAGTGGACAAACGTTTTCATTCATTGAGGGAGTTGGCCTCTGGTTGACACTAAAGGACATCACAGACATCATCAAGCGTGTCATAATGGGGCAGCGGGGTGTTGCACGCCCCAATTTGATTTGTCTTTTGCAGTCCTGGAGACGTAGGAGGGTTTTATACGACACATTATGTCCTTTAAGTCATTTATCACTTGTTTGATCCTGACTGTGCCACTGACCAGTAGATGCACCAAAGCTTTTGTCAGCCCCCACCCAAGTGCAGGCACGTGGCTAACACCTGcaagtcgtgtgtgtgtgtgtgtgcgtgcgtgcgtgcgcgcgtgtgcatgtgtgtagccTTCTTACAGAGCATTCAAGGACCTGTAACTTAAACTCCAGCTGAATAGAACTCACGCCCTACGACTCCCAATGAGACGTAAGAACCATAATATTTCACAGAACCAATCAGAGAATAAATGTAgtcacaatgaaatgaaaatgttctgAATTGAAAAATTTTTGGGTCATGCCAACACAGTATTAATTGTAACAGTGAGAAAGTGAGAGGAATTTGGAATGATAACCATAGACCCTGAAAGAGAAATTGTAATGTCAGAAAGGGGCACATGGAGAAAGTGGGTTAACATCACACTTGTTACTGTGCCACAATTGCACCACTTGCTACCAAAGTTTCAGATAAGTATATTGTTAGTTGTTTAGGGATGCAACAGTACAATTGTTAACTTATTTTTATACTGGCATGAGAGTTGAGTACGGGGAAAGAATAATGTACATTGCTTGTTATAGggtatttgttttgaaattaaaCTGGATTGTGTTTGCTGTCAGAGGGTTTACGCTATTATAAATATGATCATTATTGTGCATTTAATTGTGTTGTCGTACATTAAGACTTAaacaatatattattattattatattcttgttattattatatcataataacaattttaattcactttatatttatataagtTTAGTCAATatctattttatatataaaatatacattatttgaaacaaatataagataAGTAATTGTGAACTATTATGAAAGTCCTACACATGACATCAGgaggaaaaaagacattttgagtgatgggctgtttttttccatcagaCTTTGATGGCTATAATCATAAAGGCAATAATTGAGTTTAATCATTTACAATAAAGGCCCCAAATTTAAATAATGAGGCGCAAAGGAAGCACAATGGCGCCCACAGTGGGGTGTTGTGCTCCCTATTTTGAGAGAGGTGTGCTAGTGATTGAGCCCTGCTTGAAAAACACAGTCGGGGATACAACTAGTCTACAAGGCCAGGTTTTTATTTAGATTGATTTTAGTCAGGCCAATACGAATTTTGACCTGACGTATTGTCTTGCTGACTTTCCCGGGGCCGTATTTCAAATGGGCTTTGAGAAGGGTGAATTGcctcgtcctcctcccccCAAACACTCTCCCTGCAGGCGAAATAGAGCACGCATGAAACAATGCAATGCAAGAAAAGTAATATTAATCTCCCCTGCCTGAATGCACACAAAGAGTAGTGGAAGGTGCGCGTCTCTAATGCTTACACACCCAGCTGCGCAATTTTAGCCCCATGCGCCCAATCAAGTCGGGGTGAGGTCATTGAAGAGGGGGGGCGGGGAGTGAACTTGAATACAAATGCTCCATAGTTTGCTCAATTACCGCCACAAACGCGTGAACATAAGGTCAGAAAGATGGAAGGACACCAACACATCCACGCAAACATGTAATATAaatagattattttatttataaaactcGTTTTACACAAATAGATCTGTTAAAATCAAGTATGTACAATTGGAGGCTGCAGGAAGTGGAGAACAAGTGCATACATCAAAAGAGATCTCCTTATCACCTCCTattacatatatttatataaaaatgggaaatgAACTACAATTCGTCCCAGGTAGTAGCCTTGATATTGCTGATATCACTTAGTCCATCAGTCAGTGACAATTTTCAGTGTACAAAAATAGGTCTTCGTGTTACAATGAATGACAAGAAAGTCTGTCCGTCTTCAGTTGTTTGAGGACAGTTTTGGCCGTGGCTGCCTGCGCGCGCGTGTGAGCGTCTCCTAATAATTGCACTTCTTCAACAGTGTTTACTTCAGCGCGTCAACATGACACAGTCCAACTCCTTTACTCCTTCAACTTCTGTTATTATTGCTTGGCTGCTTTGTTCGCAGAGTCAGGTGAGGGCGGGACGTCACAACACTCTTGGAACCCTCGTTCAGGAACCGGCTCGCTTTTACGCACGGGCGCCGCCGTGTGGTGCTGCGTCAGTAGCGGTCGAACCAGGTGGTGAAGTCCAACAACTCCTGCTCTTCGGAGCTCAGAGGCTCGTCGGACGAGTACGTGGAGTGGGGCGACTCCGGGTCGGCCGAGTACGTGTTGGAAAGCGTCGGCGAGGGCAGCCCGCACTGGAACGCCGCCGACACCGCGTCGTGCTCGTCTAAAAGCTGCTGTAAAGCTCGGATGTACTCCACCGCGGAGCGCAGGGTCTCCACCTTGCTCATCTTCTTGTTGGCAGCCCCGTTGGGCACGTGCTGGCGCAGCGTTTGGAAGCCCATGTTGACCTGCTTAACCCGGTTCCGCTCCCGTTCGTTTCGCCGAGCCACGGCCACGGGCTGCTGCTGCGGGATGGAGTAGCCCAGGCCGTTGAAGCTCAGGCGCCGTTTGCAGCGCAGAAGCTCCGGCGAGTTGGAGCGCTGTCTTTTCAGCACCTTGCTACGGTTCTGCTCGTGCGCGGTCGGGAGCGAGCAATCCTGAGCCCCGGCGTGCACGCTCAAGCCGGATCGTCTCTCAGTGAGCGCGAAGGAGAAGGCGGTCTGCGTGGTGGTGATGGTTGCCATGTCTGTGACAGCTCCCGTGATGGATGCGTTGACGCTTGGCTCTCGTGTCCTTCGCGTGGGGGGACCGTGCGGCGGCCGACTGTCGTCCAAGTCTCTCTTGACTGCTCTTCTGCACGAGCCGATGTGACCCAAACTTTGGCAGCTCTCTTCTTTTTCAACACGCGCCCTGACGCACACCCCACCCTCTCCTCGCACGCTCCGTGGCGAGGCCCCGCCCCTGCTGTGTGATTCTTCCGCGGCCCGGCTCCCTCGGGCCAGGCGCGTGGCTCCGGGAGCTCAATAAACAATCTGAGCTTTCACTGGGCCCCGAGCACGCGCTGGCCTCATTTGCATTCCAATGTCTCCAACTTGAAGGCCCATTGGTCCATTCAAACGGCCTGCAACCGTGCGAGAAGAAAGCAGGAAGCTTGAGGGGCGGGCGGGGGGTGATACCAAAaaagactggaaaaaaaaagagagaattaAAAAAGTGAATGGTTGGACTCTTTGAAATGCCTTTTGAATTTGACAATGCACCCCTGGCAAGTCTTCAAATTATAAGTCCTCGCCCCCACCACCGTTCTCCTCTGGCTCTTTACGATCACAAATACCAAGACGCTCGCTGCTGTATCCAGGTTACAGCTTTACGCAGCCAAATGGATGCTAAGCGTGTCTCTGAGCACAGTAATTGGCAATTAGACAAGTGGCGCGAGTGCGCGATTCACTCCAAAGTAAATATTGCGTTTATGACATGCAGGTTATGTGTTCGCCCCTGGAGGAATTTGAAGACATTGCTGTTGTATTCAAATGCAAGCAGAGGGAGTTCATAATCCCAAATCGAACTGCAGATGCGCGGAAGCATTTCAGCACCACCTTAGAGTGATCACTCATTCATCGTGCTAAAAGAATTAAACATGCCAGTATAAATGTTCAAAATGCTTTGAAAAAGTCAAGGAGAAAAGCACTGGTTTCTTTGGGTTCAGTTGACTAACATCCATGCACTGTCGGTCTTTGTAGGAAAAACTCGGTTGCAATCCATGTGTAGGTGGTAAAACAAGATAATTTTGCCACCTTGTGGTATGAATTTGTAATTGCAACAAATTCACCTTCCGCCAAGATTTGTTTTCCTCCCTCTCCTGCGGTTGGAGGCTTgacgtttgtgtgcgtgtgtgggggggggggggggaggattGCAAATTATGTTTCATTCATCAATGACGTTAACGTAAACCGAGGCAGATGACATGGCAATGACATGTTAttccactaggtggcagaAGGTACAATTCACCTGCGTGCCAACCTGTTAGAATTTGACAAGACAATAATGCTTTTGCGTTGAAGGCTATGAGTTCACACATGAGATATTCTCAGTATACAgtactgtatatatttttggtgacatttttgtttggtgtaaggaaatgataaaatgattattttttgccCAAGTAGGCTACTGTTTTTATGTAAGTTATTTTGCTATGCAGCATTActtaaatgaacactttttatttttctaaacagAAAACGTGAATATTGCACattttattaatatatattgaTACAAATGAATGTCTACAAAACTcaataataattgaaaaaagaaatacagtatGTATTCTATGCATGGTATATTTTCACAGTAGCGCCATGATGCATAAAACAGTAGGAGGGGGAAATCCTCAGTCTATTAAGAATTTGAGTAGAtttacatacatttatttttgatagTGCTTACTGTTGCTGTCCCATGAAAAGTGCCAAAGGTCATTCATGCCACAATGCTTTAATGGCTGACAGTGTCAACAGCCACACACTTCACACTCACAGTGACATCTTATGAAAAGCTTTTATTACATTTCCTGTTTGAATATGACATTCTTGCCATAGTAGAACGAGTGGCCTTTCATATCCCACAGTTATAATAAGCTTGACAAACATATCCTATAAGGAACAAGTTAGCAACAGCATTGCTCAAAGTGTCGTGACATGCTGTATTCTGTTCACGGGGGAGGGGGAATGAGAGAAAGGTGTGTGAGAGCGTGGGTGTACAGTATGCAAGTCATTGTGTGACtagaaggaggagggacaacaacacaattaaaaaatccCCTTCAAATGATTGCATCATATTACTGGTTACAaaggtacaaaataaaatgtcatcatcAAGTTTGGAAGAGGCAACAGTTATGACAGCAAATGAGGAAgtcatcaaaataataattccaaAATAATTTATGCATTTAGGAAGTTCAAGGCTGGAAGTAAATATTGAAGTCTTCTAAATCCCGGATGAATGCTGGTGAACACGAGCATCACATCTCCTTCAGCAGGCTAGCTAACCGACCAAAAGGAGCAGAAACCATTGCAAACCATTTCTGCTAATCTTGAAAAATAGTCTTTCACATCTCAATTCAGCCAAGCATCTTGTCAGGTTCTCATGGGGGGAAAATGTGGTCACATGAAACGTACAGCCATGAGAAGTGAAACTCAAAGAAATGCAGTCAAGGCATTCGAGAaaatcaacacaaaacaaatttcaaaagCTGTCTACAATCCTGTAATGCATCCCTGAGCCCAATGGCGGCGCTAGATGGGGGGCCACAggcacccccctccccacgcCTCCTACGGAACATATATTGAATGTTTAGCAGTGTTTTCTGAAAAtcttggggtggggggggttgtaaaaaaaaaaaaaaaaaaaagtctggttTGCAGCTCACCAAGATATCCTCTCTCTCATCCTGCCTGATACAGAGTCCACATACTAGCCGTAATGGGGAAGTGTCCACATTAGTATGTATCACTTCTGTATTACTGACATCTCAACTGTGCATGTTTCTTAAGAACAAAGCTGGGGTAGGGGGGAGCTTAAGCAAAAAATACTATGGCCAAAACCCATTGGACTGCTGGCTAAGAAAATTGACAAGCCACTAATAGAAGGTGGAAACCAACTCGATTTTCCAGTTTTGCACTCCACTCAGCTGTGAAAGACTAGGTACGTCATGAAACCGGTGTGCACCTCCACAGGTTCTTAATACAGAGTTGCACACCTGCAGTGTCCTGATGCCAAAAGCCTCTCAATATAGATTATGACACCTCATTTCGAGAAGATATATTTAACTCTAAATCCATGAGTAGTTTCTTATTCACTAAAACCAACTAAAAATCAGGGCAGGTGGACAAGAGTACATGCCACATAATGGGTTGCGATAACTCTTTCAGATAGAAATTACATGTGCATATCTAAGATTTATTATTAGCTTAGATATTCGTAGATACCGTGATAACCTGTCATGTTTTAACATGAAGCGAGCAAGGCGG is part of the Syngnathus acus chromosome 6, fSynAcu1.2, whole genome shotgun sequence genome and encodes:
- the ascl1b gene encoding achaete-scute homolog 1b; amino-acid sequence: MATITTTQTAFSFALTERRSGLSVHAGAQDCSLPTAHEQNRSKVLKRQRSNSPELLRCKRRLSFNGLGYSIPQQQPVAVARRNERERNRVKQVNMGFQTLRQHVPNGAANKKMSKVETLRSAVEYIRALQQLLDEHDAVSAAFQCGLPSPTLSNTYSADPESPHSTYSSDEPLSSEEQELLDFTTWFDRY